DNA sequence from the Desmodus rotundus isolate HL8 chromosome 4, HLdesRot8A.1, whole genome shotgun sequence genome:
TGCCTCAGGGGCGTTCCTTATCCCCTACACCATCATGGCCATTTTGGGGGGTATCCTGCTCTTCTACGTGGAGCTTGCACTGGGCCAGTACCACCAAAGCGGATGCATTTCCATATGGAGGAAAATCTGCCCAATTTTCAAAGGTAACTGAAAGGCTTGAATGGGTAGGTTTTCCAAGAACATGGTAATTTCTATCAGTGGGTGGCAGCTGGGACCTTCTAGAATCAGTTAGGCCTTCGGGAACCCTGGGACATAACTGGAGCACAATAATTAAGTTTTTGACTGCTCAAGTGATGGAAGACTGTAAAAGGGAAACAGAATAAGTGACAATTAAAGGTAAActgaatagaaaaattttaaagcattaacAGCACACAAGCATTTTCTGACCCATGTAACCTTGCAAATACATATAAGTCATTGTGTATAAGTCATACACAAAAGTGACCACATTGTCACTTTTCTGCCACCTCCCGGAGTCACCCTGCCCCCCGCAGCAGTGCCCTCCCAGGCCCTGTTTCAGCCTTTCACTGTTGGGCTGCCTTTTATACTTGGCCTCCCTCACCCTCTGTCCCAGGGATCAGGTACACCATCTGCGTCATTGCCTTCTACACAGCCTCCTACTACACCACCATCATGGCCTGGGCGCTCCACTACCTCATCTCCTCCTTCACCGACCAACGGCCCTGGACCAGCTGCGAGAACTCCTGGAACACTGGCAACTGCACCAACCACTTCTCGGAGGGCAACATCATCTGGACACCTGACTCCATGTCCCCTGCAGTGAGGAGTTTTACATGTAAGTGTCTGCAGGTGAGGGGACAGTCTGTTGAGGGCTGGCCACACCCCTGGGGTTTGGCTTCTTTGGAAGGAGTGCTCCATAACCTAGCCATCTGTGCCATCTGGTCCTTCCCAATGTGCCATGCCAGGTGGCTCCAATGTGCCCAGGATGATCCTTACCTCCACCTTCCAAAATGACTCCCCTGCTTCAACACCACCCTTCTTCCTGGGCTGTGCTCTCAGTGGTGTCACAGAAGCAAAGCCTCTGACCACTTCAATAGTTTGAAACTACTCACATAGTTCCTGGTTTCATGTGTTCACTTCTTAAGTGGGATCTAGCCTTTGGAAGAAGATACCTGGAGTAGGTATTCTTTGACGCTGGAATTTCAGTCAATGGCAGGCCAAAGAGGGtgtttgtttggggtggggaggaggcccaCTACCCACACATACAAATCCTCATGTCCTCCAAAGCCAGTCATGTTGGTCATGTTTCCTGCTTGGTCAGGCCTAAGGCACGACGGGAGGGCCCTGGAGGTCTGCCCTTGGGCTGAGCGTGTTTCCTAGGTTGGCCAGCTGAACGTGCTGGTCTCTCCTTCAGGATGGACAGAGCCAATCCCAGCTCTGGCTGAGGTTTGGTGACTGCGTGGTGCTTGCAATGCGGTGGCCATCTCTCCTCTTGGCGCCCTCCTGCAGGTATCACTGGCAGTGCGCTCAGGTCACTCTTTGGACCATCTCACGggcctctccttctctttcaccccAGGCGCCACGTGCTGCAGATCCATCGGTCTAAGGGGCTCCAGGACCTGGGGGGCATCATCTGGCCGCTTGGGCTCTGCATCATGCTGGTCTTCACTGTGATCCACGTTAGCATCTGGAAAGGCATCAAAACGTCTGGCAAGGTGAGGAGGACTCTGCTGACTTGGGCCTGCCAAAGAGCCGCAGAGCATCTCAAACTCAGAACTCAGTGGCCCAGACAGCCCAGGCAGCGGGGACACTGCTTCCTTCTACACCAGACACCTGCCATGATGCTCTATCTCTTCACCAAATCTGTTAGAGAGTACTAGGAATGGACCAATCCCAAGAACcattacaagatttttaaaaaattcctttaattCACTGGTAATGTCACAATTAATAATAGTGGCAATAATTTACTGAAAACCTATCGTGAACCATGGCCAGTGCATTATATACACTGGCTACTTGATTGTTGCCTGCTAGATACCTTCCCCATTTCACCAATGGGGAGTGGGTTCGGAGGTAGTTAGTACCAGCAAGTGGTGAGTCAGATCCCTGTCTGCTTCTAAAGGCTGTGATCCCTCTGTCACAGCTCCGTGCCGcctaaaattacagaaaaaaaaaaaggtagatcTCCTTTCTTGGAGGTTTTCAAGAATAAAAGACACCAACATCCATGTGGTGACAAATTTCCTTGCTCACAGGTGGTGTGGGTGACAGCCACCTTCCCTTACATCATCCTTTTGGTCCTGCTGGTGAGAGGGGCCACCCTCCCCAGAGCCTGGAGGGGTGCTCTCTTCTACTTGAAACCCAACTGGCAGAAACTCCTGGAGACAAAGGTTGGATAACGAGGAGAACTGTGTGCACCTACCTGTTATTTTACTACATGAAGCTAGTCCTCCAAAAAGGACAGTAGCACCCACTAAAATCTGGGTTCAGTGGCAAGTCTGCAATCTTTGAATCAGAAATACAAGCACGGAAAGTACAGTTGAGGCCACTGCATTGGGTGATGCCTATATGATAGGGAGTCACATTTGTCTGTGCTTCATATGTGGCCGTCCCTGGAATGAGCCTTGAGAGCTGTTTCTTCATGTCTGCCCAGAGCCGCGTGGAGGCAGGCATGAGGGCGTTGGCCCCAGTCCCAGCCCTCACCCTACCTCTGCTGTGTTCCAGGTGTGGGTGGATGCTGCCTCTCAGATCTTCTTCTCCCTTGGTCCTGGTTTTGGGGTCCTACTGGCTTTTGCTAGCTACAACAAATTCAACAACAACTGTTATCAGTGAGTATTGACCCTGCTGGTCCTCCAAGCAAAGCTTAAAAGTGAGATGAGCGTAAGTCAGCTGGTCTGGAGGAAAGTGATTGAACTGATGACCTCAAACCCAGCCAGGCTCAGGCCATACTGACACTCTGACCCCCCCCTCCAGGGGACCACAGATCCCTGACCAATTCACCCATGGCCAGAGCCCCACCCGGGCTATTCAGGGATTGAGAGAGGCCCCAGGCCACTTTTGTTCTGTGAAAGTCTCTGtatgttaaaataattcattaagaAATTCTAAAGCAGGTTTACAGAAATTGCAACAgtcattaaatgtttaaatttgacTTATTGTATttaacaacacaattaaaatgtgataatttatgtatgtatacatacacaaaaaGTATGATTGAGCTATTTTGACCAACCCAAAATGCCATAATTTTTGTGGCAAAATCTCATTTCAGAAATGTTGACGAAACAGAGAGTATTGCAACAATTATGACTTAAATATCACTCATCATCTTTAGAGCTGACTTTGCTTTAATGTTCTGTAATGGATGACAATGTGCAGCAATCAAATTATGCTATTCCTAAGAGAACTACAgaatttattattactattttaaaggaATTCACACACACTCTAAGCAACATGGCCTTGCATTGGGACACCAGCTGCAAGTACTATGATGAGGTCTTCTGTTAAAAGTGCCAGGATAtcaggacttccagccaacatggaagcataggtagacacactgtgcctcctcatacaaccaaaagaaggacaacaacaaatttaaaaacaaaaaacaaccagaagtgatataaaatcaaactgaatgaagtccaacaactaaggagttaaagaaaaaacattcatccataccagTGAAGACAggcaggtgggcagagaggactctgcaaggcggcggctggtggaccagggtgagcaaggcagcagcttgcggactgggcagtcccacatttgtgtgcagaaaactggaaggaacaactggggagcgaggcagaccaagcaacccagggctccagcaggaagaaataaagcctcaaaaacctctgactgaaaacacctgtggggattgaggcggcagcaggagaaactcccagcctcgcaggagagttcattggagagacccataggggcctagagcgtacacaaacccacccactcaggaatcagcaccagaagggtccgatttgcttgtgggtagcagggaagtgactgaaaactggcaaagagaggagcaagcggcactgttccctctcagacccctccccccccacagcatcacagcacagcgacatgagttgccctgccctggtgaccacctaaggctccaccccttatacgTAACAAGTGtgccaacacacacaaaaaaatggcccaaatgaaagaacagagcaaagctccaaaaaaaatacaactaaacaatgaagagatagccaacctatcagatgcacagttcaaaacactggtaatcaggatgctcacagaattggttgaatatggttgcaaattagaggaaaaaatgaaggctatgaaaagtgaaataaaggaaaatgtacagggaaccaacagtgacaggaaggaaactgggactcaaatcaacagtttggagcagaaggaagaaagaaacattcaaccagaacagaatgaagaaatacaaattcaaaaaaaggaggagaggcttaggaacctccaggacatctttaaatgttccaacatccgaattataggggtgccagaaggagaagaggtagagtaagaaattgaaaacttatttgaacaaataatgaaggaaaacttcccgaatctggcaaaggaaatagacttccaggacatctaggaagctcagagagtcccaaagaagttggacccaaggaggaacacaccaaggcatatcataattacattacctaagattaaaaataaggaaagaatcttagaagcagcaagagaaaaggagacagttacctacaaaggagttcccataagactgtcagctggtttctcaaaaggaaccttataggcaagaagggactggaaagaagtattccaaatcatgaaaggcaaagacctacatccaagattactgtatccagcaaagaaatcatttagaatggaagggcagataaagtgcttctcagataaggtcaagttaaagaagttcatcatcaccaagcccttattatatgaaatgttaaagggacttatctaagaaaaagaagatgatcaaaaatatgaacagtaaaatgacaacaaacccatagctattaacaactgaacctaaacaaataaaaacaaactaagcaaacaactagaatatgctacagagaataagtagcataaatggtaagtagaaaatagacagagggaggttacgAACAGTATAggaaagtagaagccaaagaacttatatgtatgacccatggacatgaacctaagggggggaatgtgggtgggagggggtgggcagggcagaggggaataaagggggggaaatgggacaactgtaatagcataatcaataaaatatatttaaaaattaaaattaaaaaaaatgtaaaaagtgcCAGGATATCAGGGTGGCAGTCTTATAACCTCATTTGCATATATGACAAAATTCTAAATCTGAGAACCTCACAAATGTGAGGCCAAGGTCCCCTTCTGGCTTCCATTCAAACCCAGGAGCTGCTTCAGAGCAAGCCTTGTTTGAAACCGAGAGGTTGGTTCTGGGCTGGTTCGCAACAGGACTGTATTTTAAAACCACCCCTGACCTGCTCTGCTCCCATGCCATGCATGGTGATAACGGCAGCTTGTGCTTCAAGGTTGATCCAACCTGCATGAGAGGCTGcatgctgggaggagggaaggggacatCAGGACAGGCTGAAGTCCTTGTGAGCTcagcctgtcccctccccgcCGCCTGCTACAGCATGGAGAGGCAGATGCTCCTTATACTCCTGACTTGGCAATGTCTCAGCCCTCTTTGCTTTTCTGCTCCAGAGACGCCCTGGTGACCAGCGTGGTGAACTGCATGATGAGCTTCCTTTCAGGATTTGTCATTTTCACAATGCTTGGATATGTGGCTGAGATGAGGAAGGAAGATGTGTCCGAGGTGGCTAAAGATGCAGGTAGGACCTTGGTTCTGTTTAGGTCCCTCGCTCCCACTGAATTGCTTGGCTGttctttgggtttcttcagtATCTAACTCATGAATTATTTCcaagtgtttctttaaaaattgtcaaaGATTTTAAGGAAATGTAATGCCTTGGAGACCTCATCCCTTTCCAGGTGTTCAGGCTACAGTGTGATGGGTCAGCTCCCTTGGCACCCAGCACTGGGGCCTTGAATACACTATGGGTTTCTCTCTCCCCGTCTCAGGCCCCAGCCTCCTCTTCATCGCATACGCAGAAGCCATAGCCAATATGCCGGCGTCCACGTTCTTTGCCATCATCTTCTTCCTGTTGTTGATCACACTGGGCTTGGATAGCACGGTGAGTGAATGGGGAGGGAAATCTGgctctgggaggagagagagtagGAGAAAAACgagagtgaggaggaaggggaggagacagaggaagtTGTACCCATCCCCTGCCATCCTGGCCGCCCCAGATGGAGTTGGCTGCTCCCTTCTGATGCTTCCCCAGCCCTTGTTTACTCCTCATCGACTACGCTTACCACTCTCTAGTACCTTAGTCCTTAAAGGGATGACTGTTTGTTTATCTAGACATAGGCGCAGGCCAGTGGCTCAGCATATGGGAACTGTTATGATTGTGCACTGTCCCTTGACCAGATGGCAGCAGCTAAAGGCCAGGAAAAGGCCACTCTCGAGACTCAGCACCCTGCCACCCAGCATGGAGCTCAGCACCTTGCACTTACTATATATAGAATGAGTCTCAGCTTTGTGTTGGCTTTTCTGGTGCAGCCAGTCTCCCCAAGAGACCTCACATGAAGAAGCCCTGTCCATGTGCCAtactttctttccttcatgtccttAGCAGTGGGTTCTCAATGACAGTGTAAACAGGAAAAGATGTTTCCAGCGAGGACTGCTGAGTAGGGGGAATCGGTCATGACTGGTTTGACTGGTCACTCAGCAGTCTTAACCCCTCCCTCCTATTTGCTGTCCTAGAAAGTAACAGATCTGTCCCAAAGCCCTCCCCTGTGACAGTTTGTGTGTccctctcagtttgcaggcttGGAGGGGGTGATCACAGCTGTGCTGGATGAGTTTCTGCACATCTGGTCCAAGCGCCGAGAGAGGTTTGTGCTCTGTGTGGTCATTACCTGCTTCTTCGCATCCCTGGTCACCCTGACTTTCGTGAGTACCACAACCCTCAGATTTGAGTCAGCGTCCCCAAGAAAGCTACAAGAAGCTGTTCCTTTCCTTCTATCCCACACGGTGCCCTTGTTTTGGGGTCAAAGGGAGGGCTTATAAAAAAGTCTgtcaaggacaaaaagaaaagttgtTCCTGGTGGCACCTGTTTGTGGATTCTGTGCATGGTATCTGAAGGCTCTTTGCATTTTACAGTAGATCTGACTACACGCCAGGCTTGGCAGAATACCTGTAGAAAAACTAAGACTTGCTTTTCTGGGTATTTCCAGTCCTTAGGGCTGCTCTCAGGGCAACGCTGCCCTCATGTCTTGGTTTGCAGAATATCTGGAGGCCGGCATCTCAGGTCTGTCATGTCATGTCGTCTCCTCCAGAAAACTGGCAATGGTGAAGACCCTCTCCGAtgattttttggttttgataGCCGAAGCAAAGAATGTAAAACAGTAGAACAGGCATCAGATGGTACCCGCAGGCATCCCAGGCTTGCGTCCTGACTCAAGGCAGGATTTGCAGATATGTATCTTCAAGCCGTGACCCAGTGTCTGTAGAGCTTTGGTAGGGTGGTGGGACCATGAACAGGACCCAAGGGATTTGTGAGTTAGGACAGAAGGCAAAACTGTGACCAATGTGCTTGGTGGGTCTGGTGTTGTGGACTCTCCCAGATCCAGTCTTTGGGGACCGGGATTCTCCAAGGCAGAGTACGCAGTTGGTATTGGGTAAATTGGAGAAAGTTGAAAATAGATGAAGGCCCTTTAGAGTTTGTCTCTTAAAACTTAGTGGGGGGAGAAAACAAGAAGAGAGTGCAcagtagggaggggacagggatCTGATGGGGTGAAATCTGGCCCACCCAGAGAAGGCCAGTCCAAGAGATACTCATATTAGGTCTAAGTTGGGATTTTTCTGAAATCATTCTTAGTTAAGAAGCTTCTTTGGCCCGTACCGTAAAGAGGAGGCAATGCCTCTGGGGGCCCTTAACCAGGTTCATGTTCTCGATTGCAGGGAGGGGCCTACGTGGTGAAGCTGCTGGAGGAATATGCCACGGGGCCCGCCGTGCTCACTGTGGCACTGATAGAAGCAATTGCTGTATACTGGTTCTATGGTAAGATGCTTCCTCCCCAGCCACAATCCTTTCTACATCAGCCTGTAGCCACCAGAATACAGAAGGGCTGATTTCATGAAAGGGCAGCCTCCTGGTGGGTCTAAGAAAAGCAGCTCAGCTCAGGGTCTTTTTCAGAAACGGGTCATCACCTCCTCCATACTTTCTATTGCTCATACTCTGGGAAGATGTGTTTTCCTTCTGAGTTTAACTGTTTCCCCACTGGAGACAGGCTGAAGCGGTTCCCTATTGCTCATCCATAGTAGATGCTTAAGATCCTGACTGGCTCTGAGAACTGGACCGAACACAAAGAACTAGTGCATAGTGAATGCATCTGCAGAGTGGGCCACATTCTGCTGTTAGACGGAGTGGTCTTCAATTTAAGTATTGTAAGCAAGAGCGCCCTCCAGAGCCCTGAGACAGTGCTTAGGGCCTTACCGTCTAGGGAAGAGGCAAGAATGTTCCTGTGTGGATTATCTGCCCCAGAGAAATCCCCTCTGATCCTGGGGTGGAATCTGATAAGAATGGAACCACAAGGAGCACAGTGAGCTGACATGGGTCCATTGGCAGGGGTCCCAGGAgcccctgggtgggggcagggaagggtagCCAGGTTCAGAGATGTCCCTCCATAAAATCAAGAAGTGCTTACTTCATTCTGAAAATGTATTCCTTTTCCTAGTTTCTATGATGATAAAACAGCATTAGCATGTTTGTCATTATGCATAATATGAAGGAGGGGTCCCCATATTTTGAGTTGCACGTGAGTCCAGTTTTTTAATAGGAAATCTTCCCCACCTCCTCAGCAATTCATTCGACAAAGTTCAAGTGTGTGAATCACTGTACACCTGCCCAAGGTATTGCTGGGTGCTGTCAGGGAAGCAACCGCAGAGCaaccttccttccccttctcaaCTTCCCACCAGAGTTCTCACTTCTCACTTCCATGCCAGTTACTTTTATAGAAGAACTGTGACTGTGATCTGGGGCATGGATGGTCCGTACTGTGGTTAAAATTATTTCTTGGAAGTTTCCAGTACGTGGTTATACAGTCAGAGTCAGTCTTTGTCAAGCAGGTTCATCATTCCTAGACAAAACTTAACCTTCTATTCtacagtaacaataaaataaaatacatgctgAGATCTTAGAAAGGCAATGTGGACACCAAGAGGGGGCTTTAGGTTCCTCCCCAATGTCCACTTATCCCCCTCTCTATGGAGAAAGGATGTTGCTTGCTATGAAATGAAGTTCTGCCGACTTTCGGACCAGATTGGCACCCTGAGTCCCTCCCCTGAGGGATTTCAGAGCAGCTTCTGTTCCTGAGAATCACGGAATCAGATAGCTCATGTCCTCTCGCAGTCCatcaatctctttctcttctggatGATTTTAGGCATCACTCAGTTCTGCAGCGATGTGAAGAAAATGCTGGACTTTAGCCCTGGATGGTTCTGGAAGACCTGCTGGGTGGCTGTCAGCCCTCTGTTTCTCCTGGTGAGttaccatttttcttctccttctggtcctGGAGGAAGATCCACTCAAacacttacaaaaaataaattttattgaagtgAAACATACAGAAAAGGGTGCAAATCACAAAGGTACAtcttaatgaaattttataaattgaaCACACTTTTGTATACCAAAGCCAtaccaagaaacaaaaacacgACTGACACCTCAGAAGCCCCTCTGTGTCCTGGCCAAGTCACTGTGACCCCCACACTTAACCACTCCTCTGACATCATACCCTTCAGTCACCTTGTTGCTTCAGTCACCTTactgcttcactcccctgctcAGTGACAACGGTAAATCGCATTTACTGAACACTAAGTACCAGGCCAGACTTGGTGCAAAACTTGCACCCGAtgctcttttaatcctcacaacaattctATGAAGTAGCATAGTTATTATACCCTGTTTTACATGTAAGGAACTGAGGTTTAGAGACATTAAGTAAAGGGTCCAAGGTCACATGACAAGTAACAACTGTTCGAGACCAGGAAAGGATTTATTGTGCCACTCATGAGGCCCTGGGAATGGTCCCAGTTTTGTGTCCATTTTCTTAAAGAGGCTCCACACAAATGTCCTCAAGCAGGACCATTGGTTGCCCGAGGACCTGGGTGAGAAAGTTCAGTTCCGAGGGTGGCCCATCTGCCAAGATGTGTTCATCGTTCACTTCACCGTTGCTGCACATGCCCCTGCACTTCCTCCTGGTGTCTGCCTGCAGGAGATGTTCACCCAAAGGTGGAAGAGCGCCCTGCTAACACCCCCAGTGTGCTCAGAGGCAGCCTGGGGTCAAGTGACACCATGCACAGCAGCAGGGACTATTGTCCTGGGCTTTGATTTATCTGTAATTCTACTGGGGAGGGGGCGAGTGCTTTTTGATCTTTTGGAGCCAGAGTGGCTGTTAGACTTCCTTCAGTCAGCTGCTGTTAGGAGTTTCTGGGTCACCCATTTTTCTTAGCAGGTTTCTGCCTTTGGCCTAGGGCTGTGTCTTCCTCTCTTTGAAAACAGCTCTTCTTGTGGTCTGTTTTGACTTTCTCAGGGCAGCcctttatttttgtactttttgtaCCACACATCAATCCATAAGATAGACCATACGCTCAGCTTGCCTTTGCAATGCTGCATGTGCCTCTCCCCAGAATCCCTCCTTGACCTGCTTCCCTTCTCCTGGACCCCGGAGGTTTCCAAAAACAAAGCCAACTCAAGGAGCAGGAATTCTCAGGGCCCGGTGGCTCTGGTGTGTGCTCTGGGCTCCAGCGTTCCCCTAGATCTTGGTCCGGTCGCTCCTTATTTCCTTATCAACTCCCTGTTGCTTTTAGGTAAATtgaaaacatactttttattttcagtgagaaGCTTGGTCTGAATCACCTAGCCTTGCCATTACTCGGAGTAGAAGTCCTGACATAAACGggttattaatttatattattaccAGTGCTTCTCCATAATCAACTTAaatcctttcatttgtttttcaaaggaaGGAGAGACACTGGATTAGTTCCTTGAAGGAAGAagttgtgtttgtttctttactCTAGTATTCCCCAGTCAGGGAGGAAATGATACCCAGGGCTGAAATTTGGGAGAGGCAACAGAACCCAACACGGGCGTAAAATTTAAGGGGACACCAGAAAtctcagtaatcaagataaatgctatttttaaaaaaattttgtaatcctcacccaaggacattttttcactgcttttagaggaATGGGAGAGAGAGCGAGGCATCAGTGTGAAGAGAAACACGGGTTGCTTGCCTTCTGTACACGCCtacactggggatcaaaccagcaacttagctctgtgccctggccaggaatcgatcccacaacctttcagtgtatgggacaacactccaaccaagtcacaccagccagggcagtaatcAAGATACATGctattttaatgcaatttttaaaattgaaattaatgtaaaaaatctCTGATGAATAAAGTAGCAACATTTTAAATAGAGACAGAATCCGACCCTAACTGGGATGGCTTATCTGACTCACCTAACCCTAACCTGTCCGTGTAGGACCCTGTTTTTGTAACACATTGCACTCAAATACTGTTTACCTTGACTACTGAAAATTTGGCACCCCCTGAAGCCCTGGGCCCGAGGTGAGTGCCCCACATGTCTCACCCTAATCCTGGCTCCAGGCTTTcactattttcatttctgtggacTTCTGCTTGTCTAGCAGACTGGGTGAACTCTTGGCGAGTTTTGGTGCCCCacagaacccacacacagatctGGGTTCAGGCACACTACTCATAATTCCTGTGATGTTCACTTTAATCACTTCCTCTGAAGGCAGGTGCTTGCTCCAGGGCAGGACAAAGAGGGGGCAAAGCTGTCCCACCTCTGGGATTACTTAACAGATGCCCTGCTCTGGACTCTTTAAGGCTGCCTTAGGTAAACAATGAGTATAGCTCactaaaaatattccttttcacTGAAGCCCacttacaaaaaaaagaatatatttgatACGGCAAGGAGAAGCTGGGATGTGCAAAGAGGTGTCTGAAGCAACACGTAAAGGCCCCAACAAAAGCTGGGGGCCTCCCTGAGCTGTACTGGGTTTCACCCCTGACGTCAGGATTAGACGAGTTATAGCCATTTTAGCCAGGGTGGCTCCTAACCAAACTCCCTCTTCCCTGTTCCAAAACTCTCTTAGTAGCTGAGTCTGGGAGTGAGGAGACCAAGTCCAGAGAAACGTGTGCGCTCACCTGGCTCCTGTTTTGAAAACTTCCTCCTGCGGTTAGGATAACACTGTCTAGAAGATGGATGTGCATTTAACAATTTCCCATTTTATTACCTGCAAAGggtaaaaaaagacataaatagatGTTTAACCACACAAATAAGTTACACTACTGTCTTCTTTACgactatgaaataataaaattaaatcaagaaCAATAACAATTTCAGCACAGTGGTTAGTAGGCAAAAACCGATATTTacactctctctgaaaaaaaaactgaaataagaaaACTCTTGAGTTGAGTGTTGGAACACGCCATGGAATTTTTCTTGGTCAAAATTTTCACTGAATTTTCAAGTAAAAAGTATAGTAAACTGCgttttccttctgttattcctTTTATTATGAGGGCCACTGGCAGGCCGTCATTCGTTGTTGGGATGGCTCATGGCACAGTCATTCTTGTGGAAACCTCAGGCTAAGGGTGCTTAATGCAGAAAGCAGAGACTCGGAAAGGGGACAGAAGGAACACACCCAGGAGCCCAGGTCCTTCTCAGGTCTTGAGAACCTTATTATTGCTCATGTACATAGGTACCTTCCATCTGACCAAACACAAGCACAGCTGAGGAAtgcaggaggaaatgaaagcagtGTAGACAGAAATAGGAAGCCCTAGGCTGGTAGGGGCCGTCCAGAGGTCCCCTGGCTTATTCCTCCACTGTCTGATAAGCGGAGGCCCAAACCACGTCTTATGGGTGCcaatttcttcccctttgccctgaAGGGGGTGCTGTAACTCCCTTAAATAACATTCTGAGGTCTTGGTATTCCCACTATACAGGTTGAGGTGGGGGGTAGGGAGAAAAACAAGACAAGCACCTGGCTGTTTTATCTTTGCAGAAAATTGGACACCAAAATCTTCACTCACTCACCTgccgctcacctcctgctgtgcggcccagttcctaacaggccacaggaCCAGTACCGGTCCATGgccccaggggttggggacccctgctctactTTACAATGTGGTTCATCGTGGACTTTGCACCACCACACACCTTAgtgctctcctctctctcacaACACGCGTGGCTAGTTAGAGTGATCTGTGTCCAGCTCCCAATTAGCAAGACGTAATTCTGTATAATCAGGTCACATACTCTCTTTAATCAGCTTACATGATCCTGTTTAATCGTGTTACAGATTCCTCTGTGGGGAAGCACGGTCGTGAACTTTCACTTCACAGGCTTCGCGCATCCAGGGAGCCGGTGGGCCCCACATCAACTCCTTTCTAAATGGGTTTCCAGTGTGAGACTTCAGTGTCGGACAGTATACTTAGGCCATTAGGAACAACAGGTGTGCA
Encoded proteins:
- the LOC112307086 gene encoding LOW QUALITY PROTEIN: sodium-dependent serotonin transporter-like (The sequence of the model RefSeq protein was modified relative to this genomic sequence to represent the inferred CDS: deleted 2 bases in 1 codon), with amino-acid sequence MSLNAPKELSVCKDREDCQANAFPQKGVHSPGDKVESGQISSGHPVDLSTSAGDDTQQSILAATTTPVAEVQQGEPETWGKKVDFLLSVMGYTVDLGNIWRFPYICYQNGGGAFLIPYTIMAILGGILLFYVELALGQYHQSGCISIWRKICPIFKGIRYTICVIAFYTASYYTTIMAWALHYLISSFTDQRPWTSCENSWNTGNCTNHFSEGNIIWTPDSMSPAEEFYMRHVLQIHRSKGLQDLGGIIWPLGLCIMLVFTVIHVSIWKGIKTSGKVVWVTATFPYIILLVLLVRGATLPRAWRGALFYLKPNWQKLLETKVWVDAASQIFFSLGPGFGVLLAFASYNKFNNNCYQDALVTSVVNCMMSFLSGFVIFTMLGYVAEMRKEDVSEVAKDAGPSLLFIAYAEAIANMPASTFFAIIFFLLLITLGLDSTFAGLEGVITAVLDEFLHIWSKRRERFVLCVVITCFFASLVTLTFGGAYVVKLLEEYATGPAVLTVALIEAIAVYWFYGITQFCSDVKKMLDFSPGWFWKTCWVAVSPLFLLV